In Mesorhizobium sp. 113-3-3, a genomic segment contains:
- a CDS encoding flavin-containing monooxygenase, which translates to MTSGANVLDAVVVGAGWAGLGVSYSLARRGLRHSVLERGRIGETWLTQRWDSFRMNTPNVQTVMPGDRYEGSDPSGALTRNQFVALLEDFAKRNGLPVEPETVVTELASGHEKGEYRLTTSRGTFLARNVVIASGHLNCPVRPVWAASLTPRLCQIDASDYRNAAGLADGAVLVVGSGQSGCQIAEDLAEAGRTVFLSTGRVGRLVRRYRGRDIMIWLVESGFLDVRREEIIQLAKRIPPRGVLGAQQTISLQALSAKGIVLLGRLTGVEDGGRLSFADDLEAHVRFADEASANVKRHIDEYISRSGIDAPAAEPDPAETVQASLPDPTIGSLDIAGAGITTVVWCTGFRGDFSWMRLPGVLDPAGQPLHEDGVASRPGIYFAGLDFASTRKSGTILAVAEEAHRLVEHMVERS; encoded by the coding sequence ATGACGAGCGGCGCCAATGTCCTTGATGCGGTGGTGGTGGGGGCCGGCTGGGCCGGTCTGGGCGTGAGCTATTCGTTGGCACGACGGGGCCTGCGCCATAGTGTGCTGGAACGGGGTCGCATCGGAGAGACCTGGCTCACACAACGGTGGGATTCTTTCCGGATGAACACTCCGAACGTGCAGACCGTCATGCCGGGCGACCGTTATGAAGGTTCAGATCCATCCGGCGCCTTGACACGCAACCAGTTCGTTGCCCTCCTTGAGGACTTCGCCAAGCGCAATGGGCTACCGGTCGAACCAGAGACGGTGGTGACCGAACTGGCCAGCGGGCACGAGAAGGGCGAATATCGGCTCACCACCTCGCGCGGCACATTTTTGGCACGGAACGTGGTGATCGCAAGCGGTCACTTGAATTGTCCGGTACGCCCGGTTTGGGCGGCTTCGTTGACGCCCCGCCTATGCCAGATCGACGCTTCTGATTACCGCAACGCCGCCGGTCTCGCCGATGGAGCGGTGCTGGTTGTCGGAAGCGGCCAGTCGGGTTGTCAGATCGCGGAGGACTTGGCAGAAGCAGGACGAACTGTCTTCCTTTCCACCGGCCGGGTCGGGCGGCTGGTACGACGCTATCGCGGTCGCGACATCATGATCTGGCTCGTCGAAAGCGGGTTTCTCGATGTGCGTCGAGAGGAGATCATCCAACTTGCGAAACGCATTCCGCCTCGGGGTGTGCTCGGGGCACAACAAACGATAAGCCTGCAAGCGCTCAGCGCCAAGGGTATTGTGCTACTGGGGCGCCTCACAGGTGTCGAAGATGGCGGTCGTCTCTCGTTCGCCGACGATCTCGAAGCACATGTTCGCTTTGCGGATGAAGCCTCCGCCAACGTCAAACGCCATATCGATGAGTATATCAGCCGTTCCGGAATCGATGCCCCTGCTGCGGAACCCGATCCGGCCGAGACTGTCCAGGCTTCTCTGCCTGACCCAACCATCGGTTCACTCGACATTGCGGGGGCCGGCATCACGACCGTGGTGTGGTGTACCGGTTTTCGCGGCGACTTCAGTTGGATGCGTCTTCCCGGAGTGCTCGACCCGGCAGGACAGCCCCTCCACGAGGATGGCGTGGCGTCCCGGCCAGGCATCTACTTCGCCGGGTTGGATTTCGCTTCCACACGCAAGTCAGGCACAATATTGGCGGTCGCCGAAGAGGCACATCGCCTTGTCGAGCATATGGTCGAGCGTTCGTGA